The DNA window acagaaactgtaaggtcccacatcggttggaaAAGggacgaagcatgccttataaaaGTGTGGATACCTCTTCCTAACATGACGTgctttgacgagtgagtgtgggagGCTGCGCTTCGGCTATCATCTCTATCGTCAAAAGCAAAACCATGAGGCCTTATGCGCCAAAgtggacaatatcgtgctagcgggtggccTGAACtattacagatggtatcagagtcggagtccggatcgatgtgccagcgagaGCGCTGGACTCCCttaggggggtggattgtaaggtcccacatcggttgtgGAGGGGAACGAAgtatgccttataagggtgtgaaTACCTCttcctagcatgacgcgttttgacgtgTGAGTGTGGGGagtttcggctatcatccctatcatcaaaggcaaaaccgtgaggccttgtgcgccaaagcggacaatatgaTACTAGCGAATAGTATGGGCTATTACGGAATCGTACCTAGATTGGCAAACgtctaataattaaatttaatctaaaatatctaaataaaaatttagtaactAAATTGATGAACGTCTATGTAATTTAAAGTAAACAAATATAATCacttaaacaaataataacaTCGTCCATTTTTCATCTAATTTATAAGATACATATTCATACGTAATTAAGTTTTTCAATATATCTAAGTAACCTTTTTTTATAACTAAGGTTATTAAAAacaaactcaaataaatttttacctACCAAATTCTATCAAATTACTTTAACATCGTACTAGATCTTTCAAACCACTTACAATAATATATTGCTAGAACTAATATCTATTGCATACTATTTTTATTGAACTTAGTATAGAACTAATATGGCAACATATTTCATGtttaacataaatattaaatgaAGAACAAGACTAACCTCAAAGTCTTTTGCTCCGATAACGTGTCACATGGCGTTCAGCCTATTAATGTCCACATTAGGCTGATCGACGCGCACCATAATCTTTAGGTGACTCGTAGGTTTGATCACAGAAGGATAAAATGGGAGAAAAGTGAAGGAAATGAAAGGTTTTTTAGTTTTGGTGGTGCTGTGAACGAAACTCATATATATAGGCGTTCTTACTCTTATTCGTTTACATTGTTAACGAGTTAATGTTGAATGTATTTCGTTTACACTACAAACGAAATAGGAGTATTACACAACACGTGTGCAAACGTCATACGGCCGCCACAGTTTCAACCTTATTTCGTTTACACGTTCAAAATTAACTCGTTTACCGTGTAAACAAAACAAGTAATACGATGCGATTTGGTAAAAATGctgaaaattatttatatccgtaaataatacatttatttaatttatataaaaaaatcctaaaagaaaataaatggcaggGAATAAGGATTCACAAAGAAGCCAGGCTCCATCTACAATCAAATTAAAGGTTACAACTCACTAAAGACAAAAATCCACTGCCATTGATCACTTTATCTCATTTCTACACCATACACCACACACCATATATAATCTTGCCATAAACTCTTGTTCTTCTAaccaataatatatattttctctttcatGTTACATCACACCGAGAAAAAAACACAATGGTTCTCAACCCCCattgaaaaaggaaattaattatttatctttagCACAAAAATGTTAGGCAGTGTTGCTAGCTTGAGTTATTATGGTTATGGAGGACCTAAATGTTTCAATGTTACAATGTCCAAATTTCATGATAACACCGTTGGGGTGATGATGGGTTGTTGTTGGAGAGGAAGAAAACACGGTGGAGTTGGCAACAAGGGCAAAATGGTAAATTTTGGTGTGAAATGTAGTAGTAATAGTAATGGAATTGGTATAGAGGACTTCATAGGAGGGGACTTGTTGAAGCTTGATCTTGGAAAGTGGCTTTCAGATGTTGAAGAACACAAAGCACTTGCAATTTACTCTCCTCATGAAGGTGGTTATGAAGGCCGGTACTTGTCCCGGCTCCGGCGACAAGGCTACTACTTTCTTGACCTCTCGGCTCGCGGCCTTGGCGACCCTGAAACCACCCTCACCAAGGTTTACCCGGTTTGTCCGGtaagtgttttatttttttgtagaaACTCACGTACAATTATCTTTATACGGAGTTGTTAATTTAAAGTCGTAAGATAATAATTTTGTCAAATATATCAATTCATCCAATGATTTTTAACTAACATCTTTATATGAAGACTTTCTTCGCCTTTATTTTATACTTATAGTTATGATTATAATCACGAATTTtgtgacaaaaaaattacaattgatATACACCTGTacgatattattattaattaacatgtGAAAATAATAGGTGAAAATGTTTAGATAATTTGATACGAAAAATTAAACTGCCTAATATAACACATGTCTATAACTTACACTAGAATTTTGATATTCTTTTACGTCAAAGTTGAAAATGTGTttgatttaatattttctttaatgttgATATTGGATATGAATGTTTAGCCTCATATTGGGAAGCAACCAATAGCAAGATGGTATTTCCCACCAGAAGTTGATTACAGAttacaagcacttccaccaaaGGCCAAAGGACTAGTTGTGTGGATAATTGAAGCTAAGGTGTGGATTATTCTAACAGTTTTATTCATGTTAATATACCCctttatatatttgtgtaaaaaaaaaagaaagaaagattttGTTAAGAGATGATGACCTATTCTTAATAGCTTCAAGTATAATATATAGTTGCACATGGTGTTCCAAGCTCCATTAAGAAATTCTCTATGTGAATTTAGTTTTTGGCTATAACAGGTTCTCTCCAAGGCAGAATTGCAGTTCCTTGCTCTGCTCCCAACTCTTCGCCCTAATGTGAGAGTCATTGCTGAATGTGGAAACTGGTAGGATttccaattttcattttttttaattatttactcgTTATATAGGCTATTTTTTcatagaaaataagaaacacgTTTTGAAACTTAGAGTGTGGttggtttgtatttttattttttaaaattttctatttttagaattttacgaagaaaaaagagacagtatgatgtaaaaaataaaaaataaaattttaatgtttttactcttttttttcttaacaaattttttaaaatagaaaatattaaaaatgaaaacgtaaaacaaacatattttaagagtttatttttttatttttaatattttatattttaaattttgcaaaaaaaaaacaagaagtaaaaatagaaaacataattttattattatttttcttcataaaattttaaagacataaaatattaaaaataaaaatagaaaaaacataAACCAAACACACCCTAAATGATTTTAATTCATGCTTACTCTTAGAATTTGACATGTTTTTCTATAGTTGAATTATAAACCTTTATTATTGGATTTTGTTAAGCATTTAATTGACTCTCACTTTTAAATATTCATATATTGTTATCcttctttttgttatttatacGACAAGTGTGATATTATTTGATCAAAGTAGCCAATTCTAATTTGAGGAATAAGGTGTAGTCATTTTTTATCCtgataattttttcaattttaaacttttttcttGATTAGATGATTTCTTTAGAAATTGCCATGCTTGTTGCTGCAAAAATTGTTTCCTAGGAATTGAATTTGCTTAACTTGTCATGTTTGTGTCAATGATTAGGAGAAAGTTTATGTGGAAGCCACTTAAAGAAATTGCTGGCTTAACAGCCTCTGAAGATTGATATTGCTAATCATGATTTTCCAACTTTTCAAGATTCCAATATATTATTCATATCAATTTGGCTTCAAGGTTGAAGAACTCAAGGCACTACACAAAAGGATATAGGGACAGTGAAGTTCCTTGTACATATAATTAAATCTTCCACAATCATTCTTAATTAATAAGGTTTAATACATGTTCTTCTAAACATTATGTATTCATTGAGTATGCCCATTTACTACGAACATTTTTCATGCAATTAAGTAACGTGCACATTTATGAAtgataaaagtataaaacaaattattttgCAATTATGGGattagctcactagtccgcttaaatAAGTGTCGGGGTTCGAATCTCGCCTTGTGCATGCAATAATTCATTGGCCAACGACAAACCTTTAAATGGAGCTCCGTACTGCGACGAATTAGTTATTGACCTGCCGGGTTAAGGGATACggtagaaaaccaaaaaaaaaatttttttgcacCTCAAATGTGAAGATTGAAGGGTGGTGGTTCAAATGGATGAGCTAtaatagtcaccaaaaaaaggACGAGCTATAAAATTATATGCAATAATTATGTTTAATCAACTATAATTATGATGTTGTAATATTGGAAATCACGTggatttcattctatttttttctctcaatttcagctatgattttgaaaatctaactaaattaaTGAGTTCAACCAAATCGAATAAGAACCAATAGATCGATTATTTTTGTTCATGTAAAAATCAATTGGcaacaaaccaataaaaaaaactgaaaactaATTAAAGAATCTCTATGACTCAATATCTTAGTTTAAGAGACAAAAATCGAATTAAGTCTCTATATTGTATTTGTTTATAAAGACAGAACATTAAGACAGGAACACAGACATATAAAATTGTATTTGACAGAAGTAACATAGATAGACACTATATGTCTAAAGACATTGAATTAATGTATTTTATGTTTATCCTGACAGAAATGACACAGAGACACTAACAaaagacacaacttattttttattttttcttttaatattcttgttaattttttataattatatttttcattttaaattttttgaataaaaaaatgagaataaattagattttcataatttattctaatttattatcaaataggatacaagaacacaattttatatctttatcctttattatatattattctcaATGTTTTTATCTTATCCTGTTCTCAAAAACAAATACAGtctaaataaattttgtaatcaaattaatctttcaaaaatttaaaattaatcgcGTATTTAAGTTGTCTTTCATCAATTAGTTAACCGTTCGCGATAACATTTTGCCATGTGAATcgcaattattttttatatttgatagttccataaaaataaaaatgatgtgataaattaattatttaaaatttaatttaaatataatatccCATATATTAaagttataaataattttttttataaaaaatacaaaattttaatatatttaattatttatatttaataaaacagGAGTGACATTCGTAAACTCTTAAAGCCCTACTGATAGTTGCCGCCACTCCTCATTCCCAAACCTCTTACGCCTATCGCCACCGCTGTTGTGCGTCCACCACCGCCCGTCGCCGCCGTCCTTTGTTTTTCGTTCACTTGCTTCCTCCTTCAAACTTTGGCTTTTCTTTCAAACCTAGAATCACTGTGTGTGAAAACTAGCATCTGCGACCACCATGGGAGGGTCGCGAGTTCAAGTCAATAAGGCTCACAAGTCACGCTTCTCCTCAAAACATTCTCGCAATGTTCATAAAACCTCTGTTAAAGGTTTTGTATAATTGATTGTTATGTGTTGTTGTTGGTGAatccccctttttttatttttggtttcttAATTTTCCATGATTTGTGTTTGGATTCCCAATTGGATTGTTTAGATAGAATTGCGGTTGTCAAAACTGAGCGCAATGTCGGCAAGGGAGCTCGTGCCGCAAGAATTCAGCGAAATAAAATGGTATTATTTTCTCTAATTATAGTTGTAAATTTGTAATTTGAACAAGGCTTCTCTAAAttgagctttttatttttccattaaagtttagggtttagggaatTATGTAACTTTGCAATCACAATGCATTAGATGATAATGCCATTAGTTTGTTTTTTCAATGTGCTTAAATTGCTATGCATTGACATTGACAATATAAAGGTATCATCCAATTAAATGCTTGGGTTTGTAGTGTTACTTTTGAGATGGTGTGTGGTTAAGACTACTGTTTCTGTTGATGTGGCAATTCAATATTTGATGCTTGTGTAAAACTTTTTGGGTATATGTTTTCCCATGCTCACTACACTCTCTTTACCAAAGTCACTCATTTGGTGCTAAATTTACAGATACGTGACCAGAAGAGGGCTGCCGttttgaaagaaaagagagagctcAGTGGATCGAGAAGTCCTCCTCGAGTAATTGTGAGTGAAACTGTACACTCTGTCCTACTGAATTGCACATTTGTTGGTGTTTTTTTTAAACTTGGCTTGTTGTATTCCATCTTCCATCCCCAATAATAACTGTATAATGGATACTTAACTATGGCAGGTTCTCTTTGGACTTTCTGCTTCTGTGGATTTAGATTCACTCAATGATGATCTGTTGTCATTACTTTCTAAAGAATCGTCTTCTGGGGTATCGTCAGGAACAGTTGCTTCTTCTGATTACCGGACTAGAACTACAGTAATAATGGATTCCTTCCCTTTTTCCCCCAGAAATTAGTAATGATGTGATGGATAGGATATTGTGGTATTGATCAattttgattttggtatatgCTACAGGTACTCAAAGCACCTCATGGTGATCTACTGGCATGTATGGAAATGGCCAAggtatttttgtttaatttttttaatcttaatcCATGAGTCTATATGTGCTTATATCTGACACTTTTCACATTGTATTTTAGGTTGCTGATCTGCTGGCTTTTGTGGCCTCGATAAATTCTTTATCTGAAGAGACTGATTCTTACTACATTGATTCATTTGGAGATCAATGCCTTTCTGTATTTAGGTCTCTTGGCTTACCAAGCACGGTTGTCTTTATTCGAGTAAGTTAATGCTAATATTATGTGCTGAACTTATGAAGTAATTCTTTACAGGAGTTTGTACATTATTTGGTTGTTAATATTTAGGGGTAACTTTTATTCTGTGCCTCCAGGATCTTCCCACTGAGCTGAAACAAAGAAATGAACTAAAGAAGTTATGCACATCTAGTCTCGCCTCTGAATTTCCCGAGGATTGTAAGTTTTATCCAGCTGATACCAAGGATGAGCTGCACAAGGTAATGATTTCATCCATTATTCCAAGAAAATTCTGAATTTATAATTCTATATACTGAACATATCGTCAAACGTAAGTTCATTTTGATGGTCTAAGCTGAAcatttcttctatttttacaATTGCAGTTCTTGTGGCTCTTTAAAGAGCAGCGGCTCAAAGTTCCCCATTGGAGAGCTCAACGACCTTACCTCATGGCTCAAAAGGTTTTGAATTCATGCTGATCGTCTTTCTTAAAAGATTAATGTTGTTGTTTAATCGTATTTTGAGTTATTCATTATATTTCTCTAGTTGAGTATTAACTCAACTACCTTACCTCATACCCTCTATCATCAAATGTATATTTTCTagccatttttgtaatttgattCAGATGTTGGTTGTTGCTATGAGTATACATGGATTTCTTGGTATCGAGTAAATGTATACCGTGAATTACAGGTCGATGCAGCATCTGATGGCAACTCAGAAAAATGCACTCTCCTTTTAACCGGCTACCTTCGTGCTCGTAGCCTCTCAGTGAATCAATTGGTAGCCATCAATGTCATGGATTTGCAATTATAATTGCTGTGGTTTATTTGCCATCTCACTTTCATTTTGTCAGGTTCATGTAACAGGTGCAGGAGATTTCCAATTGTCTAAAATAGAAGTTCTTAAGGACCCTTTTCCTTTGAATTCAAGGAAAAATCAGGACATAATGGATTTGGATGAAATGAATGACGTGAAGGTATGGACATCCATCTTTatgtcaaaattaatagattaaGAACCATTGGTGCAAACATGTCAATGTAAATATGTGCAacaatatcttttctttttattcatttGGATTGAGATAGTCAGTATCCCGGGCCCTTTTTTTCATCCAAAAGAAGAGCTGCTATTCATGCAAGATATTGTGATCCTCCTTTTTTAAAGTAGATCTTTCATTCTTTCTTAACCATTTATATATGCTTATTTGCCTTCTTCCTGGATTTTCCTCCTTTTTAATGTTCTAGGTCATTGGTTGTCTGGCCCCAGATCCTGAAAAacaggaagctttaattgtcgAGAATGAACCTGATCCTCTTGCTGGGGAGCAGGTAGATAATGCAATTCTGTTTCCAGTATTACTCATTTgtaaaaattgtaattttttatttgcttcTATTTATGTATTAACTTGCAATTTTTTGGATATGACATAATTCCATATTCTTAGACGTGGCCAACAGAGGCTGAAATTGCTAAGGCTGATGAAGATCTTAAGAAAAAGAAGACACGAAAGAGGACTGTTCCCCGAGGCACTTCTGAATATCAGGTCCTAACTTggtttaactattttttagattattttatattattgctTACTGAATATccctggattttatttttgtttttagtcTGCATGGATTGTTGATGGCTCTGATGCAGAGGAGTCAGATGGTGATGACGAAGATGATGGTATGGTGTTGGATCAAAACGAAGATGGTCAAGAAGGAAAAGAGTACACCGAATTTGATGGTGATGGAGCATCGGTTAGGTTTGGAGATTCTGATGAGGAAACTGACATTGATTCAGTGATGATGGTAAGACACATCACTCAAATGGTTGTCTTGTCCTTTGTCTCATTTATATGTAATCAATATGGATTTGGTCTCCTTTATAGTTTATATGGTGCACATATATAGTAAGAAGTTCTAGTATGGTAATGCTTGTCACCAGCTGGCTGTCTGCTTAACTTTTTGTGAATTTCCAAAAGACATTTCTTTTAATGCATGTATGTAAAGAGGAGAgaagataatttatttatagacAATGACTTGGATCAATCCAACTGCCCAATTGTATCTAATTATTATTTGGATTTTGCATTCCTTGTAAAGTCCAAAGAAGAATTGCTgaacaaatatattattaagtGGTTGTacaatgaattttattgattaagATACTTCTGTTGTATACTAAACAATGTTGGATACTGTAAATATTTTTGAGCATGATGTTGTATCATGTAAACTTGCAGACTGCTGGTGAATTGTGTGGGAAGTTCATCCAACCAAAAGCTATCcattagtttaaattttgggTTAAATGATGACAATAGATCCTAATGTGGACCGTCAtcactcaatttttttcttgttttacagGAGGCAGATAATATAACAAGAGAGAAGATAGAAGATGAACTTAAGGAACTTAAAGAAGCACATGCTGCAGATGAGGGtgcttttctttttgttctgtttagtatttatttGTTGCAATCGCAATTTTGGTGCAAAATTGATTAGTTGTTGGTCTTTCTGTGTCTGAAGTTGTATGCATGTTTGTCGCTTATAACCGACTAGTTTTCTCCATGCAGAATTCCCGGATGAAGTGGATACACCAATGGATGTTCCTGCTAGGAAGCGGTTTGCAAAATATCGAGGACTCAAGTCCTTTAGGACTTCCTCATGGGATCCAAAAGTACGTGCATGAATTTTggagaaatttttttaagtcattgtagttaacaacaaaaaaatctGACCTTGTTTAATGAAAATCAGGAATCTCTACCACAAGACTATGGCAGAATATTTCAATTTGATAACTTAAAGAGAACACAAAAACATGTTCTTGCTAAAGCTTTAGCAAAGGAGCAAGAAAACATGGATGACTGTATACCAGTTGGCTCGTATGCTAGGCTGCATATCGGGGAAGTGCCCAGTGCCATTGCTTCAAAATTATGTGCACTTGGAAAGACAACCCCGATTACAGCATGTGGCCTGCTTGAGCATGAATCAAAAGTATCCGTTCTTCACTTCAGGTATTTTGGTGCTTGACCATTCTACTGTTTTCGACCTTGGAGCTTTCTAGTGGCCTACTAGAATATTGACCATTCCTGAATATTCAAGAGAAATGTTACCAACCCAATGTCACTTTTGTTGTGTAGTGTGAAGAAGAACGAAACATATGATTTGCCCATCAAATCCAAGGAGGAGTTATTATTTCATGTTGGGTTTCGGCAATTTGTTGGCAGGTATGGTAGTCTATTTGAACAACCATGTCATTTAATAGATCTTAGGAAACAGTAGAGGTAATAATGATTTTTTTGCAGGCCACTTTTCTCTAGTGAATATATCAATACAGACAAGAACAAGATGGAGAGGTTTCTCCATCCTGGGCGCTTTTCAGTTGCTTCAATTTATGCGCCTATATCATTTCCACCTCTTCCTTCAATCATCTTAAAAAGAACTGGAGAGGATGTAGCACCTGCTGTGGTTGCCGTTGGCTCACTTAAGTCCATTGATCCCGATAGGATAATCCTTAAACGAGTTATTTTGACAGGGTATGttgatattttttgttaagATCAACCATTTGATAACTTTTGCGATTGACACCTTTTCCAAAGAAATGCTGTTATTGCAATGCAACAGTGATAGAATTTACATTTTGATGATGATTGGAAGTAATTAATCATTTTCCTGGTGCAGTTACCCCCAGAGAGTATCAAAACGCAAGGCCTCCGTGAAACACATGTTCTATAATCCAGAGGATGTTAAATGGTTTAAGGTGAGAGTTCCTGGAATCTTCAGATTCTCTTTGAATGATAATGCAGAATATTGAAAGTAACTGTCCGAAAATGTATCTGGTGAATTGTCATCCTAATGAGATTTCTTATGGCGATTGCAGCCTGTAGAGCTTTATACAAAGCGTGGTCTTCGTGGACGGATCAAAGAGCCTGTTGGCACACATGGTACGTTAATTATGTTTGAAACCTTTACCATCAATTGCTAATAAACCACCTGGCAAGCTAATTGTGTTATATAGGTTGAAAGTATTTATATCTTGATTCTCAATTGTGAGTTTGTGACACATTATATGGACTGTGTTTGGTTTAATTTCCCCACTGTAATATGTTGTTATTCATTAATAGGAATTATGGGAGAAATGCTTCCCTGGGGTTCTATGAGGATTGTTTACTTGAGCGCCTAATTTCACATAAGTTATAATCGATCGATACATTGTAGATGAAGTTTGTACTTCAAAGcttgtttaatttttggttaAATGGCAGTGATCATTATTCTGCTGTGTTGTTTCAGGAGCAATGAAGTGCCTTCTGAATGGGGTTCTTGAACAGCGTGATACTATTTGCATGAATCTATTCAAACGTGCATATCCAAGGTGGCCCAACCATCACTATGCTCTATGAGAGAAGAGCCCTTTTTGATGATGGGTTTGGTACTCAGAAGAAAGCCAATTGTATATGATTGGGAATGAAGCTCTGGTTCAGATTCACCTCTATGGTGGATGCAGTTCTTGGGACTACTAAGTCCCCATTTTTGTGTGCACACTTGTGTGTGTGAGCAGATATATTTAAACATGTTTCCGAATTTGGATTTTGGTTTAAAATTTGATTCGGTTTTGTATCATATCTTTCTATAGTGGAAGGGAGTTTATTTAAATGTCACTATATTGTTTCTTTGGTTTAAATTGATCATTTCATTTCTTATTTTTGTAGTATTATATATAAAACCATAACAGGTTGCAATATAGATTGTGGTTGCAGCTCTACGGACTACTGCGTACTGTATTGATATTAAAAGGTTTTGATACGTAGAATATCAATTTAGTAATCGGAAAATTAATTTCCAAAttcttttgaaaattaaattgacATGTGCCTATGATGCATTGACATGAGAGTGGTGACTAGTATTTTTAGGACTATATTCTTAtgtatatttctttatttttctttatcttttttatttatttaattttgatgcgcTGTCAGTGTAAAATAGTTTCACatgtatttaataattatataatattatatcagtaaaaataattactttttatattaactGTGTATATGgttatccaaaaaaataaaatgattgtACAGACTGAAATATTTTATACgttaatacattaaaattaaactcttaaaataaaggaaaagataaattttaaaagtagatTATGAAGATATATAAAGCGACTTATACATGCTATATGTAAATAGTGCAAAAGAGAAGTATCACATGCAACGCAAGTATAAATGgcttaatatttttagaagttttaattatctaattttttaattttactatttGTTATGAATCTTGACACTGCATAAAAATTTTCAGTTTAAAGTAGTTATAGGACTAATAACCACCATtataacaaattatgaaaaagaATGCAAATTAaatcgtaaaaaaaaaaggagatgTGGTTGACAAATAACATTTATATATAGACACATGCCTGTGTCAAACTAATGAGAACAATGTGATTATAAttgaaaataggaaaaatagaagagaataaCGGGTGTAATGTGATTTATATAGTAAAGTTAAGTAAAAGTGAATAAAGgaagataataaaatatgttttatAGTTTAACCACACTTATTATAAAGATAATAGCATTAACATTTAAACTTAAAGAAtataaaatggaaaaaataaGAATTCTAATCCATAATACAAAGAAATAAGTTAAGCATATACCACcttaaaaaattgtaatatGATAGAAAATGTTAAATGTTTGAGGATAAGTACAAAATTTTCTTTGATCAGTTACACAAATCTATGTCATTTTACTACTATAACCAATTTCAAGTATGTtaatttcatcaaaatcataGTTGCTTACGTGACAACATTGAGGGTTCAAGCTCAGTTTTCCTGAGATTTGTTGCTTTTTGCTGATCTACAAGGCAGAGATCTCTCCCATTGAATGATCCAAAATATCACCAAACTACTAAATTGTTAATAATGTTAATCTCTATTCTTCTCTACCCTTCATCATTCAACCCAGCAAATTTATTAATGTTTATGCATATGATACCATTATGATTTGATTATCTTTGTTATGCAATGtgcatatacatatacatattgtTATTAACCTATTCTATGTTGTTTTCATAGGTGatgtcatttatttatttatatacttttcTTTACAGGTTTTGCTGTATTTCTTTGTAACATTGGAGGAGAGATCTAAGGTACATAGGAGAACAAATAAAGGAGGATAAATTATGGTTCAAGAAACGGATTTCATGGATATTGCAGATAGAGATTTTCTTGGTAGCAGAGATTATAATGATGATATCAATCATGACTCGGAATTCGACTCTGATTTCGAGCACTACGTGTTGCTCTCGGCCTCTAGGAGACGTTTCTTCGGCCGGAAACGGCCACTCCATGTCATTCTAGGCTCCGGAAAAGGTATATTCTCTTGTGCTTCTTTGCATTGAATCTAATAGAACTCTCTCTTAGAGTATAAGAACAAATAGAACAGCTTCTCATCTTAGATTAAGATCATATAGTACTTGTTACTAATTTTCTTGTTAGACTCTTTATTATTATTCGTATCATAATTTATTACGGTATGTTTTTTAGGAATTAAACTCTAAAGTGGTCCCTCGTATTGGCTGCGTGTATTAAAATAGTCATTGAGATTCCAATTGTACTAATTATGTCCTTAAAATCAGCAAAAGTATACCACGTTAGTCTTTAACTGCGTGACGAGTTACTTG is part of the Arachis duranensis cultivar V14167 chromosome 1, aradu.V14167.gnm2.J7QH, whole genome shotgun sequence genome and encodes:
- the LOC107474221 gene encoding uncharacterized protein LOC107474221, whose protein sequence is MGGSRVQVNKAHKSRFSSKHSRNVHKTSVKDRIAVVKTERNVGKGARAARIQRNKMIRDQKRAAVLKEKRELSGSRSPPRVIVLFGLSASVDLDSLNDDLLSLLSKESSSGVSSGTVASSDYRTRTTVLKAPHGDLLACMEMAKVADLLAFVASINSLSEETDSYYIDSFGDQCLSVFRSLGLPSTVVFIRDLPTELKQRNELKKLCTSSLASEFPEDCKFYPADTKDELHKFLWLFKEQRLKVPHWRAQRPYLMAQKVDAASDGNSEKCTLLLTGYLRARSLSVNQLVHVTGAGDFQLSKIEVLKDPFPLNSRKNQDIMDLDEMNDVKVIGCLAPDPEKQEALIVENEPDPLAGEQTWPTEAEIAKADEDLKKKKTRKRTVPRGTSEYQSAWIVDGSDAEESDGDDEDDGMVLDQNEDGQEGKEYTEFDGDGASVRFGDSDEETDIDSVMMEADNITREKIEDELKELKEAHAADEEFPDEVDTPMDVPARKRFAKYRGLKSFRTSSWDPKESLPQDYGRIFQFDNLKRTQKHVLAKALAKEQENMDDCIPVGSYARLHIGEVPSAIASKLCALGKTTPITACGLLEHESKVSVLHFSVKKNETYDLPIKSKEELLFHVGFRQFVGRPLFSSEYINTDKNKMERFLHPGRFSVASIYAPISFPPLPSIILKRTGEDVAPAVVAVGSLKSIDPDRIILKRVILTGYPQRVSKRKASVKHMFYNPEDVKWFKPVELYTKRGLRGRIKEPVGTHGAMKCLLNGVLEQRDTICMNLFKRAYPRWPNHHYAL
- the LOC107474213 gene encoding NAD(P)H-quinone oxidoreductase subunit N, chloroplastic, encoding MLGSVASLSYYGYGGPKCFNVTMSKFHDNTVGVMMGCCWRGRKHGGVGNKGKMVNFGVKCSSNSNGIGIEDFIGGDLLKLDLGKWLSDVEEHKALAIYSPHEGGYEGRYLSRLRRQGYYFLDLSARGLGDPETTLTKVYPVCPPHIGKQPIARWYFPPEVDYRLQALPPKAKGLVVWIIEAKVLSKAELQFLALLPTLRPNVRVIAECGNWRKFMWKPLKEIAGLTASED